The sequence TGAGGAACTGAAGTCCGCGCGCTTCTTCGGCGAGCGCGGTTACGTGGTGACTTTCGAGCAGACCGATCCGCTGTTTGTCATCGACCTGTCGGACCCGACCGATCCGCGGGTCGCGGGCGAACTCGAGATTCCCGGCTTTTCGACATACATCCACCCGGTCGATGATAACCACATCGTCACGATCGGCGAGGCCGGCGATGAAAATGGGCTGACCGGCGGCGTGCTGTTGCAGGTCTTCGACGTGGCGGACGCGGCGAATCCTGTACGCACGTTCGAGGAACTCGTCGCGACGGGTTGGGATGTCTATTCGCCGGCGGTCTACGACCCCAAGGCGTTTCTCTACTATCCGCCGGCGGAGCTTCTGGCCATTCCGGTCGTCGAATACGGTTGGGACGAGGGCGGCGAGGACGTACCTGGCAGCGAAGGCGGCGAGGGCGCGAAATCCGGCGATGCCGCTCCGCCGCCGGCCGAGCAGGGCGATGAGCCGGCGGACGGCGCGGACGAGGCGACAGGTCGTTCGTTCCTCGCGGTGTATCGCTTCAACGTCGCGGAGGGATTCTCGGAGTGGGGCGCCGTCGAGCATACGGACCTTTCCGCCGAAGCCGGCAGCGACTGGTTCGGCGAGGTACCGATCACGCGCCGCGGCCTTGTTATCGGCGACGCGATTTACAGCCTGTCCGACGCGGCGCTCGTCGCGACGAGCCTCGAAACGTTCGAAGACCTGGCATCGATCGCGCTGCCGTATAGCGCGGAAGACGCCTGGGGTGACGGATGGAGCGGCGGCGGTTCGACCGGCGGCGGTGACGGCGTTCCGGAGGACGAACCCGTCGGCGACTGAAACACGACGACGATTTGAGAAAAAAAAAGGCCGCCTCGCGCGGTCTTTTTTTGTGCTCGAATCGTCTGCCGGCTGCCCGGGCGGTTTGACAGCGCACCGGCATGTTTCCAGAATGTCGCGTCGTTCACCGGAGGATTCGTGCCCCGCATCGCCGTCATCGTTGCGCTTGCCGCGGCCGTCGCCGCTTTTGTCGCGTGCCAGGCGAGTCAGGAGGGCGATCCGCCCGATCCGCAATACGATTTGCTCATGGCGGACGGCAAACGCCTGCTCGAAGCCGGCGAGGGGCGCGACGCGGCCCGGCGGTTTTATGAAGCCGAGCGCCTTCGTCCGGGCGATTCGAACGCGTATCTCGGCGTCGCGATCGCGACCGCGCAAAAGCTGCTGATCCTGGCCGACGACGCGATCGATTTCGGCGCGGCGCTTGCGGGCCAGGAAGTCCCCGAGTCGGACGCGGACGCGCCATATCGCGCGCGCGAAAAATCGCATCACCGCACGCCGGAGGGCACGGACAGCGGCACGATTTTGCGGATGCTGCTTTCCCAGATCTTCGACGACCCGCTTGCGGAGCTCATCGATGCGTATGATGTCGCCGCCGCGGACAAGGGCATCGCCTTCGAGGTCGGCCCCATTCCGCTTGTGTTCGAGGAACAACCGCTTCTCAAATTGACGGGCGATTGGGATTCCGCGGATGTCGCGTTTTCCGGCGCGTTCGCGCACGCCTTGCGCGCGCTCGTGGATACGATCATCGCGACGGATTTCGGTTTTGACTTCGCGTCGCTGATGGACGCGATTCTCGTTTCGTCGAGGCTTCCCGCCGACGAATCGACCGGCTATCTGCTTGGCGTCGTCCTCGAGCTTCTCACCGATCCGAATCACCCTGGATTCCTGCTCGACAACGCCGAGTCCGAATACCGCATGCCCCGCGCGGGGCTGGCGCTCGGCCGCTTCTGCGACATGATGATCGAGGCGTTGACGACCGTCACGGACGCCGTCGGGCCTTTCGGGTACGTCGTCATCATCGACAACCACGTACACGATCCGAGCGAGCCGTATCGCTTCGCCGATCTTGATCCCTTCTCGCGCGATCTCATGGACGACATTCCCGCGCTGCTCGTTATTCTGGAGGAGGCGCGCGACAGCTTCTGGGACGGCACGGAGATAGACGTGCATCCCGGCGAGCCCGATCCGTTTGATCTTTCGCTCGTGAACGATCTGTTCGACGATCTGCCGCCGTTGTTGCCGTCCGTCGATCTCGATTTCGGCGGCTACTTCCTCGATCCGCGCCCGGAACTCTTCAAGGACTTCGTCGTTGAATTGCTCGGGTGCGCCGTCGATTATCCGGACGACACGGCGCGGCTTGTTTTTTGCCTGGCCAACGCGCTTGCCACCGACGAGTCGTAGCCATGCGTGACGCGGCGCGCCGATTCACGCTCGTCGTCGCGATCGTCGCGATTTGCGTCGCGGCATCGGGTTGCAACGACGACGAAGCGTTTCTCGATGACCCGAGCGTGTCCGAGATCATCGCGATCGGAAAAGAATATCTTGCCGACGAGCGCGGCGCCGAGGCCGCCGAGGCGTTCAAGGCCGCGCTCAAGAAGGACGGTGACAACGTCGAGGCGACGCTGGGCCTGTTCCTGTCGCAGATCATGCAGGTGACCAATATCGTCGATGAGTTGGCGAAGCTTTTGTCCGAGCTTGACCTGGGAGGCGCGAAGTCGACCGCCAAGGACAAAGTGCTCATCGGCGATTTGCTGCACGACTTTTTTCGCGACACGATGCTGACGCCGCTTTCCACCAACGAGACGCACTACGCCTTCCTCGTCGCGGCGGCGGATTTTCAATACGACTTTCCGCGCTACGCGCTGCGCGTCTCGACTATCGAGTTGTTCTCGTTTTCCGGCGAGTTCGACGTGACGGACGTGCACGCGCTCGGCGCCGTCAACGCGCTTTTTTACGGCGTCGTCGAGCTGCTTTTGGCGCACGATTTGAACTTCGACATCAATGCGCTCGCGTTGCCGGATTTCGCGGGGCTCTCGACCTTTGAGACGATCGCCGCCGTGCTGGACTTGGTCGAGGGGATGATGGCGAGCGAGCAATACCCCGATTTTCTCGCGCTTGACGAAAACGGCGTCACCCCCATGCAGACCGCGGGCGTCGCCTTTGGCGACGCCTTTGCGCGAATGACGTACGCGTTCGACGCCTTGGCCCTGGAGCGCGACACCCAGGGCGACGATCAATTCCGTTTTGACGATTTCGATCACGACAATCGATACGACGCACGCGACGAGCCGATTTACGTCGGTACGAGCTTCGACCTGCCCGCGGAATTGGCGGTCGCCATCGACATCACCGCGGCGGCGCTCGCGGTTGCGTTTTACGACGAGTCACCGAAGGACATCGATCCGAACGCGCGCAACCCCCTTAGCGCCTCGGATCTCAATGCGTTGCTGCGCGCGCTCGACGTTCTGCCGATCGTCATCGGCGAGGGGCCGCGCCCGCTTGTCATCGACGGCCTGCCCGGATTCATCACGATCGACATCGGCCCGTTTTTTGCGAACCCGTCGCACGACGGACTGCGCGCGTTTCTTCTGTCGATCATCGATCTGGTCAACTTCATCGACGAGTATCTCCCGGACGAGGCCGCATGAGCGGGGCGCTCGCCGGTCTCAAGGCGCCGCTTGCCGGCATCCGCTTCCTGCGGACGCATCCCAACCTGCTGCGTTGGTACGGCATACCGGTTTTGATCAATACCGTCGTGTACGTCGCGGGCGGATGGGTCTTCTTCGCGAAGCTGCCGGATATTCTCGGCTGGGTGTTTGAAAACCCCGACGCGTGGTGGGAACGGATTCTCTACTACGCGCTCGGCGTCGTGATCGGCGCGATCTTCGGGCTCATTCTGCTGTTCACTTTTACCGCGGTCGGCCTTGTGATCGCCGGGCCATTTCTAGAAGTGCTGAGCGAAAAAATCGACGCCGAGCGCTTGGGCACGCCCGCGCCGGACGGCTTGTCGTTTCTCGCGGACATACCGCGCATCGTCGGCACGCAGATTCGCTTTCTGTTGATGTTTCTGTTCGTGCAGGCGGTGTGCATCGTCATCTATTTCATCCCGGTCCTGGGGCAGATCGTCGGCGCGCCATTGCAGCTTTTCGTCACGGCGTATTTTTTCGCGTGGGAGTTCTGGGACATTCCGCTCGAACGACGCAAGCTCGACTTTCGCGCGAAGCGAAATTTCGTGTCCGCGAATCTCGGCGCGGCGCTCGCGTTTGGCGCCGTGATCTCGCTCTACATGTTCGTGCCGCTTTTGAATTTCATCATGATGCCCGCGTCCGTCGCCGGGGCGACGATCCTTGTCGGCGATATCGTGATGCAGAATCCCGCGCTGGCCGCGCCGTCGAAGGCGTGAGCGAAGGAGTTGCCGTCGTCAGGAGCCGGCCAGATCCTTCGCTTCGCTCAGGATGACGAAAGCGCGCTCAGGATGACAAGTGCGCACTCGAATTGACCGCAGGGTGGTTAGGGGGATGTTTACGCTTTTGTGATGACGTTCCAGTCTTTCAGTCTTTCAGTCTTTCGGTCTTCCAGCCTTTTCACTTCACCGTCCAGGTCGTGCCCGACGGCGAGTCCTTGATGATGATCCCCGCCTCGGCGAGCTCGTCGCGGATGGCGTCGGCCCTGGCGAAATCGCGCGCCGCACGTGCGTCCGCGCGCGCCTTGATCTTCGCCTCGATGCCGTCCGCGGACAGATTCCGCTTTTTCAGCGCCCGCCCGGAGCGAGCGGTGAAGTAGTCCGCCGGCGCGGACAGGCAGATGCCAAGGACGTCATTCATCTCGCGGAAGACGCGGCCAAGCTCTGTCATCAGCATCGCGCGGCCGGGCGCGGCGCCCGCGTTCGCGTCGGATGTCACCGCGTTCACTGCGCGGGCGATTTCAAACATGTGCCCGGTGGCCTTCGCGGTGTTGAAGTCGTCGTCCATCGCCACGAAAAACGCCGCGCGCGCCTCGCGGACCTCGCCAAGCAGTTCGGTTTGCCTTGCGTTCAGCGCGCCTTCGTCGAGCGACGCGTCGCCGGCCTCGCGCACGAGCGCGTCGTACGCGGCATACAGACGATCCACGCCGGCCTGCGCCTCAAGGACGATCTGTTCGCTGTAGTCGAGCGGGCTGCGGTAGTGTGCGGACAAAAGGAAATAACGCAGCGTTTCCGCGGCGTAGTTGTCGAGCACCGTGCGGATCGTGAAGAAGTTGCCCGTCGATTTGGCCATCTTCTCGTGGTTGAACTGCACGAAACCGTTGTGCATCCAGACCTTCGCGAGCGCCTGGCCGGTCGCGCCCTCGGTTTGCGCGATCTCGTTTTCGTGATGCGGAAACATCAGGTCGCGCCCGCCCCCGTGGATGTCGAAAGGCTGGCCCAGAAGATGCGCGCTCATCGCGGAGCACTCGATGTGCCAGCCTGGCCGCCCCGGCCCCCAGGGCGACGGCCAACTCGGCTCGCCGGGTTTGCTCGCCTTCCAGAGCGCGAAATCCGCGGGATGCTGCTTGCGTTCGTCGACGTCCACGCGCTCGCCGGCGATCAGGTCGTCGAGATTCTTCTTGGACAGCTTGCCGTAACCCGGGAACTTGCGCGCGCTGTAATAGACATCGCCCTCGAGAGGATACGCGAGACGCGCGGCGACGAGCTTTTCGATGAGCGCGATCATCTGCGGGATGTGGTCGGTCGCGCGCGGCTCGAACGTCGGCCGGGCGATGCCAAGGGGATCCATGTCCGCGTAAAACGCGTCGATATTATCGGCGACGAGCTCATGCCACGGCCGCCCCTGCTCGTTCGCGCGATTGATGATCTTGTCGTCGACGTCCGTGAAGTTGCGCGCGTAATCGACCTGAAACCCCTTATGACGCAGGTAGCGCACGACGGTGTCGAACACGACCTGGCTGCGAGCGTGACCAACGTGGCAGCGGTCGTATACCGTGACGCCGCAGACGTAGATCCGCACGCGCCCCGGCTCGAGGGGGGAGAACTCCTCCTTCTGCTGCGTCATCGTGTTGTAAATCCGAAGGGCCATGAATGCTCCAAAAAGCGATTGCGATGTCAGAGCCGCAAGCGTCAGCGCGCGGGCTACCACGCGCCGTCACGGACAAACGGCGACCGACAATGGACGACTGGCGAGCGGCGACCGCAGTCCAACGATCGACAACCGCAGACCTCATCCGTCATGCTAAGCCCGCGTCCGTCATCCTGGCACTGCGTCCGTCATCCTGGCACGGCGTCCGTCATCCTGAGCGAAGCGAAGGATCTGGCCGTGCCCGGTTGACGGCAGCGTATGCCAGCGACGGCGCCGGATTCTGCCAACACGCGAATCGAAACGCAAACGGCACGCACGCCGCCCACGATCAAATAGACGCAATGGAGATTTGAAAAAATGGATATCAAGCCGATTCGAAACGAGCGCGATCATCGCAAGGCGTTGAAGCGTATCGAAGAAATCATGGACGCCCAGCCCGGTACGCCCGAATTTGACGAACTCGACGTTTTGGCAACGTTGGTCGATGCCTTTGAAACCGGACATTTCCCGATTGACGCGCCCGATCCCGTCGAAGCGATCCGGTTTCGGATGGAGCAGATGGGGCTGACGCGCAAGGAATTGGAGCCTTTCATCGGCTCGCGCGGACGCGTTTCCGAGGTGCTAAGCGGGCGCCGTCCGATGAGCCTGGCGATGATTCGTAAGCTGCACCGCGGTCTCGGGATTCCCGCGGATGTCCTGATTTCGGAATACCGCGATTAACGCGCGGAAAGCCTTTCCGTCACCGCCCCGCGCGGCAGGTCGCCCGTGGCGAAAGCGCGGCAGTATTTTCGGACCACGCAATCCACGCACCGCGGCTTGCGCGCGTCGCAGATGCGTTGGCCGTGGTGGATGATCGCGTGCGAGAAGTGCGTCCAGTCGGCGCGCGGAATCAATTCGTTCAAGTCAAACTCGATCTTCACCGGATCGGTTTCGTCCGTGAGCCCGATGCGTTTTGATACGCGCTGCATGTGCGTATCGACGGTGATGCCCGGGGTGTTGAAGGCGTTGCCAAGCACGACGTTCGCGGTCTTTCGCCCCACGCCGGGCAGCTTGACGAGATCCTCCATCGTCACGGGAACCTGGCCGTCGTGCCTGTTCAGGATCGCCGCCGCCGCGCCCATGATCGAGCGCGCCTTGTTCTTGTAAAAGCCGGTCGACCGGATCGCGGCCTCAAGCTCCTCGGGCTTCGCCTTCGCGAACGACTTCGCGTCCGGATATTTCGCGAACAACGCGGGCGTGACCATGTTAACGCGCGCGTCGGTGCACTGCGCGGACAGGATCGTCGCGACGAGAAGCTGCATCGGCGTTCGATAGTTGAGCGCGCATTTGACGTCGGGATACTCGCGCGCGAGCAGCCGCCAGATGGCGCGCGCGTGTTTTTTGCGCTCGGCGGGCGGGGCGGATGGGTTCATGCGCGGGCACGGTCCCGCGCGGTGCTCATGGACAAATTGGACATGATGGACCGAATAGATATCATGGACATATCAACGGCGGTCCATCCGCGCACGCCTTCATTCCGTTTTCCGCGCGAGCTCACTCCTCGTCGCGATCCTTTTTCGCCTGCTCGATGATTTTTTGCGCCAGCTCGTGCGGTAGCTCCTGATAGTGATCGAATTCCGCCAGATAAGCGCCGCGGCCGCTGGTCATCGAGCGCAGGTCGGGTTCGTAACGCAGGATCTCGGCTAGCGGCACCATCGCGCGCACGACGGTGTTCTTGCCGATTGTCTCGAAACCCTGAACCTGGCCGCGCCGGCTCGACAGATCGCCCATGATGTCGCCGGTGTTCTCCTCCGGCGCGACGATTTCCATTTTGTACACGGGTTCGAGCAGGGTCGGATTCGCCTTCAGGACCGCTTCCTTGAACGCCATCGAACCGGCCATCTTGAAGGCTTGCTCGGAGCTATCGACGTCGTGCGTTTTGCCGTCGACAAGATCGACCTGGAAATCCACCGTCGGGAAGCCCGCGACCGGCCCGCGTTCGGACGCCTCGCGGATTCCCTTGTCCACGGCGGGGATAAACGTCTTGGGAATCACCCCGCCGACGATCTTGTCGTGGAACTCGTAGCCGCCGCCGCGCGGAAGCGGCGCGACGATGATCTCGCACTCGCCGAACTGCCCGCGCCCGCCGGATTGCTTGCGGTGACGGTAGCGCGTCGTCGCCTTGCCTTTCACCGTCTCCAGATACGGGATCTTCGGCAATCCGAGTTCCGCCTCCTGCTTGTAGCGGCGCGCGAGTTTTTCCATCGTCACCTCGATGTGCCCCGTGCCCATGCCGGAAAGCACGACCTCATGCGTCTGCGCGTCTTTCACGACGCGCAGCGTCGGGTCGTCCTCGGCGATCTTCAGGAGGCTGCCGATCACCTTGTCCTCGTCGCCTTTGACTTTCGGATGCACCGAGAACGAAATGCGCGGCGGCGGCACGGTGATGAGGTCGTAAACGATCTCGTGCTTCTCGTCGCACAGCGTATCGCCGACGCGCGTGTGCTTCAGCTTGGTCAGGCCGACGATGTCGCCGACGACCGCCCGTTCCAGATTTTCGGTGTTCTTGCCCTGAATCTTCACAAGGCCGCCCATGCGCTCTTGCGTGCCGGTGTTCGGATTGAGCGCCGTTCCCTCGGCGCCGACCTCGCCAGAAAGGACGCGGGCGACCGACAGACCGCCGGCGAACAACGAATTGTTCTTGAAGACGATCGCCGAAAACGGCGCATCGGGCGAACTTTCGCGCGTTTCCTCGGTGTTCGTGCGCGGATTCTTGCCGACGGCGGCCGGGCGCTCGAGGGGGCTTGGAAACGCGTCGACGCAAAGGTCGAGCAAAAACGGCAGCCCCGCGTTCTTGATCGCGGATCCGCAAAGAACCGGATACGCCGCGCCCGCGGCTACGGCTTTTTTCAAGACGGAGAAAATCTCGTCGTGCGTAAGTTCCTCGCCGCCGAGATACTTCTCCATCAACGCCTCGTCGTTTTCCGCAATGGCCTCGAGCGCGGCGATGCGCAACTCCTCGACGCGGTCGGTGAGGTCACCGGGCATGTCGATCGGCTGCGCCTCGCCCTTATCGTTGAACTTGTAAGCCTTCTTCTCGAGCACATCGACCACACCGGCAAAACCGGCTTCCTGGCCGATCGGAATCGTCAGCG comes from bacterium and encodes:
- a CDS encoding EI24 domain-containing protein — protein: MSGALAGLKAPLAGIRFLRTHPNLLRWYGIPVLINTVVYVAGGWVFFAKLPDILGWVFENPDAWWERILYYALGVVIGAIFGLILLFTFTAVGLVIAGPFLEVLSEKIDAERLGTPAPDGLSFLADIPRIVGTQIRFLLMFLFVQAVCIVIYFIPVLGQIVGAPLQLFVTAYFFAWEFWDIPLERRKLDFRAKRNFVSANLGAALAFGAVISLYMFVPLLNFIMMPASVAGATILVGDIVMQNPALAAPSKA
- the cysS gene encoding cysteine--tRNA ligase; its protein translation is MALRIYNTMTQQKEEFSPLEPGRVRIYVCGVTVYDRCHVGHARSQVVFDTVVRYLRHKGFQVDYARNFTDVDDKIINRANEQGRPWHELVADNIDAFYADMDPLGIARPTFEPRATDHIPQMIALIEKLVAARLAYPLEGDVYYSARKFPGYGKLSKKNLDDLIAGERVDVDERKQHPADFALWKASKPGEPSWPSPWGPGRPGWHIECSAMSAHLLGQPFDIHGGGRDLMFPHHENEIAQTEGATGQALAKVWMHNGFVQFNHEKMAKSTGNFFTIRTVLDNYAAETLRYFLLSAHYRSPLDYSEQIVLEAQAGVDRLYAAYDALVREAGDASLDEGALNARQTELLGEVREARAAFFVAMDDDFNTAKATGHMFEIARAVNAVTSDANAGAAPGRAMLMTELGRVFREMNDVLGICLSAPADYFTARSGRALKKRNLSADGIEAKIKARADARAARDFARADAIRDELAEAGIIIKDSPSGTTWTVK
- a CDS encoding helix-turn-helix domain-containing protein, coding for MDIKPIRNERDHRKALKRIEEIMDAQPGTPEFDELDVLATLVDAFETGHFPIDAPDPVEAIRFRMEQMGLTRKELEPFIGSRGRVSEVLSGRRPMSLAMIRKLHRGLGIPADVLISEYRD
- the nth gene encoding endonuclease III, producing MNPSAPPAERKKHARAIWRLLAREYPDVKCALNYRTPMQLLVATILSAQCTDARVNMVTPALFAKYPDAKSFAKAKPEELEAAIRSTGFYKNKARSIMGAAAAILNRHDGQVPVTMEDLVKLPGVGRKTANVVLGNAFNTPGITVDTHMQRVSKRIGLTDETDPVKIEFDLNELIPRADWTHFSHAIIHHGQRICDARKPRCVDCVVRKYCRAFATGDLPRGAVTERLSAR
- the fusA gene encoding elongation factor G; the encoded protein is MKSVESTRLRNVALIGHGATGKTSLVEAMMYLCGVTNRMGRVEDGNTVSDFEAEEKSRGYSISATAVYCDWKKQRVNLVDAPGGANFVTEALWALQVADAALITICAASGVEVQTERFWNAAAERNLPRAFFVNKLDRERADFDRTLDDIRESFKISVVPLTIPIGQEAGFAGVVDVLEKKAYKFNDKGEAQPIDMPGDLTDRVEELRIAALEAIAENDEALMEKYLGGEELTHDEIFSVLKKAVAAGAAYPVLCGSAIKNAGLPFLLDLCVDAFPSPLERPAAVGKNPRTNTEETRESSPDAPFSAIVFKNNSLFAGGLSVARVLSGEVGAEGTALNPNTGTQERMGGLVKIQGKNTENLERAVVGDIVGLTKLKHTRVGDTLCDEKHEIVYDLITVPPPRISFSVHPKVKGDEDKVIGSLLKIAEDDPTLRVVKDAQTHEVVLSGMGTGHIEVTMEKLARRYKQEAELGLPKIPYLETVKGKATTRYRHRKQSGGRGQFGECEIIVAPLPRGGGYEFHDKIVGGVIPKTFIPAVDKGIREASERGPVAGFPTVDFQVDLVDGKTHDVDSSEQAFKMAGSMAFKEAVLKANPTLLEPVYKMEIVAPEENTGDIMGDLSSRRGQVQGFETIGKNTVVRAMVPLAEILRYEPDLRSMTSGRGAYLAEFDHYQELPHELAQKIIEQAKKDRDEE